One part of the Marmota flaviventris isolate mMarFla1 chromosome 4, mMarFla1.hap1, whole genome shotgun sequence genome encodes these proteins:
- the LOC114089382 gene encoding myoregulin, with translation MTGKSWILISTTAPQSLEDEIVGRLLKILFVLFVDLMSIMYVVITS, from the coding sequence ATGACTGGAAAAAGCTGGATATTAATTTCTACTACTGCCCCCCAAAGTCTGGAAGATGAAATTGTGGGAAGACttctaaaaattttgtttgttttatttgttgacCTAATGTCTATTATGTATGTTGTTATAACTTCTTAG